One segment of Manduca sexta isolate Smith_Timp_Sample1 chromosome 27, JHU_Msex_v1.0, whole genome shotgun sequence DNA contains the following:
- the LOC115447449 gene encoding transcriptional repressor CTCF isoform X3 yields MPPPMTKGKEKSLLDTIMDQDSGVLALNTEEESEPTGVTYFVDEEGRYYYQSTVEAQNIVSLQNEVSGDTETLFQQAMDEDPNMLVDPTSEAFQTMTLVPSESAVGEVSYVLVVQEESKPIVNLDIKMDQDADKGNDDVYNFEDEEAPAEEEEDEDDTEGKIKLPSVSNKRLKSMRPLFPCNFCTYTSHRRYLLLRHMKSHSEDRPHKCNVCERGFKTIASLQNHLNMHNGVKPHVCKYCNSPFTTSGELVRHVRYKHTHEKPHKCTECDYASVELSKLRRHVRCHTGERPYQCPHCTYASPDTFKLKRHLRTHTGEKPYKCEHCNMCFTQSNSLKAHKLIHNVSKKPVYACELCPAKCGRKTDLRIHVQKLHTSDKPLKCKRCGKSFPDRYSCKVHNKTHEGEKCFKCELCPYASTTLRHLKSHMLKHTDEKPFGCDHCDQSFRQKQLLRRHQNLYHNPDYVPKPPKEKTHTCHECKRTFAHKGNLIRHLAVHDPDSGHQERALALKLGRERKIKFLDSDMVKDSHYRMERDQNTDLMKLGLGANHLKRGELVTVADSDGQQYVVLEVIQLEDGTEQQVAVMPPDFLDEDDEEEEQEEEEEEEEEVSKEEELAKVLQEQASQKAHERSIKLEKDVDSCFGFDEEEEEGEVEEDSFTDKMVLRLV; encoded by the exons ATGCCACCGCCTATGACTAAGGGGAAGGAGAAATCTCTGTTGGATACAATCATGGATCAGGATTCGGGAGTGCTAGCAC tGAACACGGAGGAGGAGTCGGAGCCGACGGGTGTGACGTACTTCGTGGATGAGGAGGGTCGTTACTACTACCAGTCGACGGTAGAGGCGCAGAACATCGTCTCGCTGCAGAACGAGGTTTCCGGGGACACTGAG acattgtttCAACAGGCGATGGACGAGGACCCTAACATGCTAGTGGACCCTACCAGTGAGGCGTTCCAAACGATGACGCTGGTGCCTTCGGAGTCAGCCGTCGGCGAGGTCAGCTATGTGCTGGTAGTGCAAGAGGAGAGTAAGCCGATCGTCAACCTCGATATCAAAATGGACCAG GACGCTGATAAGGGCAATGACGACGTGTACAACTTTGAGGACGAGGAGGCGCCCGCCGAGGAGGAGGAGGACGAGGACGATACGGAGGGCAAGATCAAGCTGCCCTCCGTCAGCAACAAGAGGCTCAAGTCGATGCGCCCGCTCTTCCCATGCAACTTCTGCACATACACCAGCCATAGACG CTACCTACTCCTGCGCCACATGAAATCCCACTCGGAGGACCGTCCGCACAAGTGCAATGTGTGCGAGCGCGGATTCAAGACCATCGCCTCGCTGCAGAACCACTTGAACATGCACAACGGGGTCAAACCGCACGTGTGCAAGTACTGCAACAGTCCATTCACCACTTCCG GTGAACTAGTGCGCCACGTGCGCTACAAGCATACGCACGAGAAGCCGCACAAGTGCACCGAGTGCGACTACGCGTCCGTCGAGCTGTCGAAGCTGCGACGTCACGTGCGTTGCCACACCGGCGAGAGGCCGTACCAG TGTCCGCACTGCACGTACGCGTCGCCGGACACGTTCAAGCTGAAGCGGCACCTGCGCACGCACACCGGCGAGAAGCCGTACAAGTGCGAACACTGCAACATGTGTTTCACGCAGTCCAACTCGCTGAAAGCGCACAAGCTCATACACAATG TATCGAAGAAGCCAGTGTACGCGTGCGAGCTTTGCCCGGCGAAGTGCGGCCGCAAGACCGACTTGCGCATCCACGTGCAGAAGCTGCACACGTCCGACAAGCCGCTCAAGTGCAAGCGGTGCGGCAAGTCGTTCCCGGATAGATATTCGTGCAAGGTGCACAACAAG ACGCACGAGGGCGAGAAATGCTTCAAATGCGAGCTGTGCCCGTACGCGTCGACCACGCTGCGTCACCTCAAGTCGCACATGCTAAAACATACCGACGAGAAGCCGTTCGGGTGTGATCATTGTGACCAGTCGTTCAG GCAGAAACAATTGCTCCGGCGCCACCAGAACCTGTACCACAATCCGGACTACGTGCCAAAGCCGCCGAAGGAGAAGACTCACACGTGCCACGAGTGCAAGCGCACTTTCGCACACAAGGGTAACCTGATCCGGCATTTGGCCGTGCACGACCCCGACTCGGGACATCAAGAGAGAGCGCTCGCGCTTAAGCTCGGACGCGAGAGGAAGATCAAGTTCCTGGACAGTGATATGGTAAAG GACTCACATTACCGCATGGAGCGCGACCAGAATACCGACCTGATGAAGCTCGGACTTGGCGCGAACCACCTGAAGCGCGGCGAGCTGGTCACTGTGGCTGACAGCGACGGCCAGCAGTACGTGGTGCTCGAGGTGATCCAGCTGGAGGACGGCACCGAACAGCAGGTGGCCGTCATGCCGCCGGACTTCCTCGACGAGGACGACGAAGAGGAGGAACAAG AAGAGGAGGAGGAAGAGGAAGAAGAGGTGAGCAAGGAAGAGGAGTTAGCGAAGGTGCTCCAGGAGCAGGCGTCGCAGAAAGCGCACGAGCGCAGCATCAAGCTCGAGAAGGATGTGGACTCGTGTTTCGGATTTGAT GAGGAGGAAGAGGAAGGAGAAGTGGAAGAAGACAGCTTCACCGATAAGATGGTACTGCGCCTGGTTTAA
- the LOC115447449 gene encoding transcriptional repressor CTCF isoform X2 has translation MMPPPMTKGKEKSLLDTIMDQDSGVLALNTEEESEPTGVTYFVDEEGRYYYQSTVEAQNIVSLQNEVSGDTETLFQQAMDEDPNMLVDPTSEAFQTMTLVPSESAVGEVSYVLVVQEESKPIVNLDIKMDQDADKGNDDVYNFEDEEAPAEEEEDEDDTEGKIKLPSVSNKRLKSMRPLFPCNFCTYTSHRRYLLLRHMKSHSEDRPHKCNVCERGFKTIASLQNHLNMHNGVKPHVCKYCNSPFTTSGELVRHVRYKHTHEKPHKCTECDYASVELSKLRRHVRCHTGERPYQCPHCTYASPDTFKLKRHLRTHTGEKPYKCEHCNMCFTQSNSLKAHKLIHNVSKKPVYACELCPAKCGRKTDLRIHVQKLHTSDKPLKCKRCGKSFPDRYSCKVHNKTHEGEKCFKCELCPYASTTLRHLKSHMLKHTDEKPFGCDHCDQSFRQKQLLRRHQNLYHNPDYVPKPPKEKTHTCHECKRTFAHKGNLIRHLAVHDPDSGHQERALALKLGRERKIKFLDSDMVKDSHYRMERDQNTDLMKLGLGANHLKRGELVTVADSDGQQYVVLEVIQLEDGTEQQVAVMPPDFLDEDDEEEEQEEEEEEEEEVSKEEELAKVLQEQASQKAHERSIKLEKDVDSCFGFDEEEEEGEVEEDSFTDKMVLRLV, from the exons A TGATGCCACCGCCTATGACTAAGGGGAAGGAGAAATCTCTGTTGGATACAATCATGGATCAGGATTCGGGAGTGCTAGCAC tGAACACGGAGGAGGAGTCGGAGCCGACGGGTGTGACGTACTTCGTGGATGAGGAGGGTCGTTACTACTACCAGTCGACGGTAGAGGCGCAGAACATCGTCTCGCTGCAGAACGAGGTTTCCGGGGACACTGAG acattgtttCAACAGGCGATGGACGAGGACCCTAACATGCTAGTGGACCCTACCAGTGAGGCGTTCCAAACGATGACGCTGGTGCCTTCGGAGTCAGCCGTCGGCGAGGTCAGCTATGTGCTGGTAGTGCAAGAGGAGAGTAAGCCGATCGTCAACCTCGATATCAAAATGGACCAG GACGCTGATAAGGGCAATGACGACGTGTACAACTTTGAGGACGAGGAGGCGCCCGCCGAGGAGGAGGAGGACGAGGACGATACGGAGGGCAAGATCAAGCTGCCCTCCGTCAGCAACAAGAGGCTCAAGTCGATGCGCCCGCTCTTCCCATGCAACTTCTGCACATACACCAGCCATAGACG CTACCTACTCCTGCGCCACATGAAATCCCACTCGGAGGACCGTCCGCACAAGTGCAATGTGTGCGAGCGCGGATTCAAGACCATCGCCTCGCTGCAGAACCACTTGAACATGCACAACGGGGTCAAACCGCACGTGTGCAAGTACTGCAACAGTCCATTCACCACTTCCG GTGAACTAGTGCGCCACGTGCGCTACAAGCATACGCACGAGAAGCCGCACAAGTGCACCGAGTGCGACTACGCGTCCGTCGAGCTGTCGAAGCTGCGACGTCACGTGCGTTGCCACACCGGCGAGAGGCCGTACCAG TGTCCGCACTGCACGTACGCGTCGCCGGACACGTTCAAGCTGAAGCGGCACCTGCGCACGCACACCGGCGAGAAGCCGTACAAGTGCGAACACTGCAACATGTGTTTCACGCAGTCCAACTCGCTGAAAGCGCACAAGCTCATACACAATG TATCGAAGAAGCCAGTGTACGCGTGCGAGCTTTGCCCGGCGAAGTGCGGCCGCAAGACCGACTTGCGCATCCACGTGCAGAAGCTGCACACGTCCGACAAGCCGCTCAAGTGCAAGCGGTGCGGCAAGTCGTTCCCGGATAGATATTCGTGCAAGGTGCACAACAAG ACGCACGAGGGCGAGAAATGCTTCAAATGCGAGCTGTGCCCGTACGCGTCGACCACGCTGCGTCACCTCAAGTCGCACATGCTAAAACATACCGACGAGAAGCCGTTCGGGTGTGATCATTGTGACCAGTCGTTCAG GCAGAAACAATTGCTCCGGCGCCACCAGAACCTGTACCACAATCCGGACTACGTGCCAAAGCCGCCGAAGGAGAAGACTCACACGTGCCACGAGTGCAAGCGCACTTTCGCACACAAGGGTAACCTGATCCGGCATTTGGCCGTGCACGACCCCGACTCGGGACATCAAGAGAGAGCGCTCGCGCTTAAGCTCGGACGCGAGAGGAAGATCAAGTTCCTGGACAGTGATATGGTAAAG GACTCACATTACCGCATGGAGCGCGACCAGAATACCGACCTGATGAAGCTCGGACTTGGCGCGAACCACCTGAAGCGCGGCGAGCTGGTCACTGTGGCTGACAGCGACGGCCAGCAGTACGTGGTGCTCGAGGTGATCCAGCTGGAGGACGGCACCGAACAGCAGGTGGCCGTCATGCCGCCGGACTTCCTCGACGAGGACGACGAAGAGGAGGAACAAG AAGAGGAGGAGGAAGAGGAAGAAGAGGTGAGCAAGGAAGAGGAGTTAGCGAAGGTGCTCCAGGAGCAGGCGTCGCAGAAAGCGCACGAGCGCAGCATCAAGCTCGAGAAGGATGTGGACTCGTGTTTCGGATTTGAT GAGGAGGAAGAGGAAGGAGAAGTGGAAGAAGACAGCTTCACCGATAAGATGGTACTGCGCCTGGTTTAA
- the LOC115447449 gene encoding transcriptional repressor CTCF isoform X5 has protein sequence MMPPPMTKGKEKSLLDTIMDQDSGVLALNTEEESEPTGVTYFVDEEGRYYYQSTVEAQNIVSLQNEVSGDTEAMDEDPNMLVDPTSEAFQTMTLVPSESAVGEVSYVLVVQEESKPIVNLDIKMDQDADKGNDDVYNFEDEEAPAEEEEDEDDTEGKIKLPSVSNKRLKSMRPLFPCNFCTYTSHRRYLLLRHMKSHSEDRPHKCNVCERGFKTIASLQNHLNMHNGVKPHVCKYCNSPFTTSGELVRHVRYKHTHEKPHKCTECDYASVELSKLRRHVRCHTGERPYQCPHCTYASPDTFKLKRHLRTHTGEKPYKCEHCNMCFTQSNSLKAHKLIHNVSKKPVYACELCPAKCGRKTDLRIHVQKLHTSDKPLKCKRCGKSFPDRYSCKVHNKTHEGEKCFKCELCPYASTTLRHLKSHMLKHTDEKPFGCDHCDQSFRQKQLLRRHQNLYHNPDYVPKPPKEKTHTCHECKRTFAHKGNLIRHLAVHDPDSGHQERALALKLGRERKIKFLDSDMVKDSHYRMERDQNTDLMKLGLGANHLKRGELVTVADSDGQQYVVLEVIQLEDGTEQQVAVMPPDFLDEDDEEEEQEEEEEEEEEVSKEEELAKVLQEQASQKAHERSIKLEKDVDSCFGFDEEEEEGEVEEDSFTDKMVLRLV, from the exons A TGATGCCACCGCCTATGACTAAGGGGAAGGAGAAATCTCTGTTGGATACAATCATGGATCAGGATTCGGGAGTGCTAGCAC tGAACACGGAGGAGGAGTCGGAGCCGACGGGTGTGACGTACTTCGTGGATGAGGAGGGTCGTTACTACTACCAGTCGACGGTAGAGGCGCAGAACATCGTCTCGCTGCAGAACGAGGTTTCCGGGGACACTGAG GCGATGGACGAGGACCCTAACATGCTAGTGGACCCTACCAGTGAGGCGTTCCAAACGATGACGCTGGTGCCTTCGGAGTCAGCCGTCGGCGAGGTCAGCTATGTGCTGGTAGTGCAAGAGGAGAGTAAGCCGATCGTCAACCTCGATATCAAAATGGACCAG GACGCTGATAAGGGCAATGACGACGTGTACAACTTTGAGGACGAGGAGGCGCCCGCCGAGGAGGAGGAGGACGAGGACGATACGGAGGGCAAGATCAAGCTGCCCTCCGTCAGCAACAAGAGGCTCAAGTCGATGCGCCCGCTCTTCCCATGCAACTTCTGCACATACACCAGCCATAGACG CTACCTACTCCTGCGCCACATGAAATCCCACTCGGAGGACCGTCCGCACAAGTGCAATGTGTGCGAGCGCGGATTCAAGACCATCGCCTCGCTGCAGAACCACTTGAACATGCACAACGGGGTCAAACCGCACGTGTGCAAGTACTGCAACAGTCCATTCACCACTTCCG GTGAACTAGTGCGCCACGTGCGCTACAAGCATACGCACGAGAAGCCGCACAAGTGCACCGAGTGCGACTACGCGTCCGTCGAGCTGTCGAAGCTGCGACGTCACGTGCGTTGCCACACCGGCGAGAGGCCGTACCAG TGTCCGCACTGCACGTACGCGTCGCCGGACACGTTCAAGCTGAAGCGGCACCTGCGCACGCACACCGGCGAGAAGCCGTACAAGTGCGAACACTGCAACATGTGTTTCACGCAGTCCAACTCGCTGAAAGCGCACAAGCTCATACACAATG TATCGAAGAAGCCAGTGTACGCGTGCGAGCTTTGCCCGGCGAAGTGCGGCCGCAAGACCGACTTGCGCATCCACGTGCAGAAGCTGCACACGTCCGACAAGCCGCTCAAGTGCAAGCGGTGCGGCAAGTCGTTCCCGGATAGATATTCGTGCAAGGTGCACAACAAG ACGCACGAGGGCGAGAAATGCTTCAAATGCGAGCTGTGCCCGTACGCGTCGACCACGCTGCGTCACCTCAAGTCGCACATGCTAAAACATACCGACGAGAAGCCGTTCGGGTGTGATCATTGTGACCAGTCGTTCAG GCAGAAACAATTGCTCCGGCGCCACCAGAACCTGTACCACAATCCGGACTACGTGCCAAAGCCGCCGAAGGAGAAGACTCACACGTGCCACGAGTGCAAGCGCACTTTCGCACACAAGGGTAACCTGATCCGGCATTTGGCCGTGCACGACCCCGACTCGGGACATCAAGAGAGAGCGCTCGCGCTTAAGCTCGGACGCGAGAGGAAGATCAAGTTCCTGGACAGTGATATGGTAAAG GACTCACATTACCGCATGGAGCGCGACCAGAATACCGACCTGATGAAGCTCGGACTTGGCGCGAACCACCTGAAGCGCGGCGAGCTGGTCACTGTGGCTGACAGCGACGGCCAGCAGTACGTGGTGCTCGAGGTGATCCAGCTGGAGGACGGCACCGAACAGCAGGTGGCCGTCATGCCGCCGGACTTCCTCGACGAGGACGACGAAGAGGAGGAACAAG AAGAGGAGGAGGAAGAGGAAGAAGAGGTGAGCAAGGAAGAGGAGTTAGCGAAGGTGCTCCAGGAGCAGGCGTCGCAGAAAGCGCACGAGCGCAGCATCAAGCTCGAGAAGGATGTGGACTCGTGTTTCGGATTTGAT GAGGAGGAAGAGGAAGGAGAAGTGGAAGAAGACAGCTTCACCGATAAGATGGTACTGCGCCTGGTTTAA
- the LOC115447449 gene encoding transcriptional repressor CTCF isoform X1, translating to MSFLMPPPMTKGKEKSLLDTIMDQDSGVLALNTEEESEPTGVTYFVDEEGRYYYQSTVEAQNIVSLQNEVSGDTETLFQQAMDEDPNMLVDPTSEAFQTMTLVPSESAVGEVSYVLVVQEESKPIVNLDIKMDQDADKGNDDVYNFEDEEAPAEEEEDEDDTEGKIKLPSVSNKRLKSMRPLFPCNFCTYTSHRRYLLLRHMKSHSEDRPHKCNVCERGFKTIASLQNHLNMHNGVKPHVCKYCNSPFTTSGELVRHVRYKHTHEKPHKCTECDYASVELSKLRRHVRCHTGERPYQCPHCTYASPDTFKLKRHLRTHTGEKPYKCEHCNMCFTQSNSLKAHKLIHNVSKKPVYACELCPAKCGRKTDLRIHVQKLHTSDKPLKCKRCGKSFPDRYSCKVHNKTHEGEKCFKCELCPYASTTLRHLKSHMLKHTDEKPFGCDHCDQSFRQKQLLRRHQNLYHNPDYVPKPPKEKTHTCHECKRTFAHKGNLIRHLAVHDPDSGHQERALALKLGRERKIKFLDSDMVKDSHYRMERDQNTDLMKLGLGANHLKRGELVTVADSDGQQYVVLEVIQLEDGTEQQVAVMPPDFLDEDDEEEEQEEEEEEEEEVSKEEELAKVLQEQASQKAHERSIKLEKDVDSCFGFDEEEEEGEVEEDSFTDKMVLRLV from the exons ATGTCTTTCT TGATGCCACCGCCTATGACTAAGGGGAAGGAGAAATCTCTGTTGGATACAATCATGGATCAGGATTCGGGAGTGCTAGCAC tGAACACGGAGGAGGAGTCGGAGCCGACGGGTGTGACGTACTTCGTGGATGAGGAGGGTCGTTACTACTACCAGTCGACGGTAGAGGCGCAGAACATCGTCTCGCTGCAGAACGAGGTTTCCGGGGACACTGAG acattgtttCAACAGGCGATGGACGAGGACCCTAACATGCTAGTGGACCCTACCAGTGAGGCGTTCCAAACGATGACGCTGGTGCCTTCGGAGTCAGCCGTCGGCGAGGTCAGCTATGTGCTGGTAGTGCAAGAGGAGAGTAAGCCGATCGTCAACCTCGATATCAAAATGGACCAG GACGCTGATAAGGGCAATGACGACGTGTACAACTTTGAGGACGAGGAGGCGCCCGCCGAGGAGGAGGAGGACGAGGACGATACGGAGGGCAAGATCAAGCTGCCCTCCGTCAGCAACAAGAGGCTCAAGTCGATGCGCCCGCTCTTCCCATGCAACTTCTGCACATACACCAGCCATAGACG CTACCTACTCCTGCGCCACATGAAATCCCACTCGGAGGACCGTCCGCACAAGTGCAATGTGTGCGAGCGCGGATTCAAGACCATCGCCTCGCTGCAGAACCACTTGAACATGCACAACGGGGTCAAACCGCACGTGTGCAAGTACTGCAACAGTCCATTCACCACTTCCG GTGAACTAGTGCGCCACGTGCGCTACAAGCATACGCACGAGAAGCCGCACAAGTGCACCGAGTGCGACTACGCGTCCGTCGAGCTGTCGAAGCTGCGACGTCACGTGCGTTGCCACACCGGCGAGAGGCCGTACCAG TGTCCGCACTGCACGTACGCGTCGCCGGACACGTTCAAGCTGAAGCGGCACCTGCGCACGCACACCGGCGAGAAGCCGTACAAGTGCGAACACTGCAACATGTGTTTCACGCAGTCCAACTCGCTGAAAGCGCACAAGCTCATACACAATG TATCGAAGAAGCCAGTGTACGCGTGCGAGCTTTGCCCGGCGAAGTGCGGCCGCAAGACCGACTTGCGCATCCACGTGCAGAAGCTGCACACGTCCGACAAGCCGCTCAAGTGCAAGCGGTGCGGCAAGTCGTTCCCGGATAGATATTCGTGCAAGGTGCACAACAAG ACGCACGAGGGCGAGAAATGCTTCAAATGCGAGCTGTGCCCGTACGCGTCGACCACGCTGCGTCACCTCAAGTCGCACATGCTAAAACATACCGACGAGAAGCCGTTCGGGTGTGATCATTGTGACCAGTCGTTCAG GCAGAAACAATTGCTCCGGCGCCACCAGAACCTGTACCACAATCCGGACTACGTGCCAAAGCCGCCGAAGGAGAAGACTCACACGTGCCACGAGTGCAAGCGCACTTTCGCACACAAGGGTAACCTGATCCGGCATTTGGCCGTGCACGACCCCGACTCGGGACATCAAGAGAGAGCGCTCGCGCTTAAGCTCGGACGCGAGAGGAAGATCAAGTTCCTGGACAGTGATATGGTAAAG GACTCACATTACCGCATGGAGCGCGACCAGAATACCGACCTGATGAAGCTCGGACTTGGCGCGAACCACCTGAAGCGCGGCGAGCTGGTCACTGTGGCTGACAGCGACGGCCAGCAGTACGTGGTGCTCGAGGTGATCCAGCTGGAGGACGGCACCGAACAGCAGGTGGCCGTCATGCCGCCGGACTTCCTCGACGAGGACGACGAAGAGGAGGAACAAG AAGAGGAGGAGGAAGAGGAAGAAGAGGTGAGCAAGGAAGAGGAGTTAGCGAAGGTGCTCCAGGAGCAGGCGTCGCAGAAAGCGCACGAGCGCAGCATCAAGCTCGAGAAGGATGTGGACTCGTGTTTCGGATTTGAT GAGGAGGAAGAGGAAGGAGAAGTGGAAGAAGACAGCTTCACCGATAAGATGGTACTGCGCCTGGTTTAA
- the LOC115447449 gene encoding transcriptional repressor CTCF isoform X6 — MPPPMTKGKEKSLLDTIMDQDSGVLALNTEEESEPTGVTYFVDEEGRYYYQSTVEAQNIVSLQNEVSGDTEAMDEDPNMLVDPTSEAFQTMTLVPSESAVGEVSYVLVVQEESKPIVNLDIKMDQDADKGNDDVYNFEDEEAPAEEEEDEDDTEGKIKLPSVSNKRLKSMRPLFPCNFCTYTSHRRYLLLRHMKSHSEDRPHKCNVCERGFKTIASLQNHLNMHNGVKPHVCKYCNSPFTTSGELVRHVRYKHTHEKPHKCTECDYASVELSKLRRHVRCHTGERPYQCPHCTYASPDTFKLKRHLRTHTGEKPYKCEHCNMCFTQSNSLKAHKLIHNVSKKPVYACELCPAKCGRKTDLRIHVQKLHTSDKPLKCKRCGKSFPDRYSCKVHNKTHEGEKCFKCELCPYASTTLRHLKSHMLKHTDEKPFGCDHCDQSFRQKQLLRRHQNLYHNPDYVPKPPKEKTHTCHECKRTFAHKGNLIRHLAVHDPDSGHQERALALKLGRERKIKFLDSDMVKDSHYRMERDQNTDLMKLGLGANHLKRGELVTVADSDGQQYVVLEVIQLEDGTEQQVAVMPPDFLDEDDEEEEQEEEEEEEEEVSKEEELAKVLQEQASQKAHERSIKLEKDVDSCFGFDEEEEEGEVEEDSFTDKMVLRLV, encoded by the exons ATGCCACCGCCTATGACTAAGGGGAAGGAGAAATCTCTGTTGGATACAATCATGGATCAGGATTCGGGAGTGCTAGCAC tGAACACGGAGGAGGAGTCGGAGCCGACGGGTGTGACGTACTTCGTGGATGAGGAGGGTCGTTACTACTACCAGTCGACGGTAGAGGCGCAGAACATCGTCTCGCTGCAGAACGAGGTTTCCGGGGACACTGAG GCGATGGACGAGGACCCTAACATGCTAGTGGACCCTACCAGTGAGGCGTTCCAAACGATGACGCTGGTGCCTTCGGAGTCAGCCGTCGGCGAGGTCAGCTATGTGCTGGTAGTGCAAGAGGAGAGTAAGCCGATCGTCAACCTCGATATCAAAATGGACCAG GACGCTGATAAGGGCAATGACGACGTGTACAACTTTGAGGACGAGGAGGCGCCCGCCGAGGAGGAGGAGGACGAGGACGATACGGAGGGCAAGATCAAGCTGCCCTCCGTCAGCAACAAGAGGCTCAAGTCGATGCGCCCGCTCTTCCCATGCAACTTCTGCACATACACCAGCCATAGACG CTACCTACTCCTGCGCCACATGAAATCCCACTCGGAGGACCGTCCGCACAAGTGCAATGTGTGCGAGCGCGGATTCAAGACCATCGCCTCGCTGCAGAACCACTTGAACATGCACAACGGGGTCAAACCGCACGTGTGCAAGTACTGCAACAGTCCATTCACCACTTCCG GTGAACTAGTGCGCCACGTGCGCTACAAGCATACGCACGAGAAGCCGCACAAGTGCACCGAGTGCGACTACGCGTCCGTCGAGCTGTCGAAGCTGCGACGTCACGTGCGTTGCCACACCGGCGAGAGGCCGTACCAG TGTCCGCACTGCACGTACGCGTCGCCGGACACGTTCAAGCTGAAGCGGCACCTGCGCACGCACACCGGCGAGAAGCCGTACAAGTGCGAACACTGCAACATGTGTTTCACGCAGTCCAACTCGCTGAAAGCGCACAAGCTCATACACAATG TATCGAAGAAGCCAGTGTACGCGTGCGAGCTTTGCCCGGCGAAGTGCGGCCGCAAGACCGACTTGCGCATCCACGTGCAGAAGCTGCACACGTCCGACAAGCCGCTCAAGTGCAAGCGGTGCGGCAAGTCGTTCCCGGATAGATATTCGTGCAAGGTGCACAACAAG ACGCACGAGGGCGAGAAATGCTTCAAATGCGAGCTGTGCCCGTACGCGTCGACCACGCTGCGTCACCTCAAGTCGCACATGCTAAAACATACCGACGAGAAGCCGTTCGGGTGTGATCATTGTGACCAGTCGTTCAG GCAGAAACAATTGCTCCGGCGCCACCAGAACCTGTACCACAATCCGGACTACGTGCCAAAGCCGCCGAAGGAGAAGACTCACACGTGCCACGAGTGCAAGCGCACTTTCGCACACAAGGGTAACCTGATCCGGCATTTGGCCGTGCACGACCCCGACTCGGGACATCAAGAGAGAGCGCTCGCGCTTAAGCTCGGACGCGAGAGGAAGATCAAGTTCCTGGACAGTGATATGGTAAAG GACTCACATTACCGCATGGAGCGCGACCAGAATACCGACCTGATGAAGCTCGGACTTGGCGCGAACCACCTGAAGCGCGGCGAGCTGGTCACTGTGGCTGACAGCGACGGCCAGCAGTACGTGGTGCTCGAGGTGATCCAGCTGGAGGACGGCACCGAACAGCAGGTGGCCGTCATGCCGCCGGACTTCCTCGACGAGGACGACGAAGAGGAGGAACAAG AAGAGGAGGAGGAAGAGGAAGAAGAGGTGAGCAAGGAAGAGGAGTTAGCGAAGGTGCTCCAGGAGCAGGCGTCGCAGAAAGCGCACGAGCGCAGCATCAAGCTCGAGAAGGATGTGGACTCGTGTTTCGGATTTGAT GAGGAGGAAGAGGAAGGAGAAGTGGAAGAAGACAGCTTCACCGATAAGATGGTACTGCGCCTGGTTTAA